One Rhinopithecus roxellana isolate Shanxi Qingling chromosome 7, ASM756505v1, whole genome shotgun sequence DNA segment encodes these proteins:
- the ZMAT1 gene encoding zinc finger matrin-type protein 1 isoform X2, translating into MRTYVCHICSIAFTSLDMFRSHMQGSEHQIKESIVINLVKNSRKTQDSYQNECADYINVQKARGLEPKTCFRKMEESSLETHRYREVVDSRPRHRIFEQRLPFETFQTYPAPYNISQAVEKQLPHSKKTYDSFQDELEDYIKVQKARGLDPKTCFRKVRENSVDTRGYREMVDSGPRSRMCEQRFSHEASQTYQRPYHISPVESQLPQWLPTHSKRTYDSFQDELEDYIKVQKARGLEPKTCFRKIGDSSVEIHKNREMVDVRPRHRMLEQKLPCETFQTYSGPYSISQVVENQLPHCLPSHDSKQRLDSISYWQLARDCFPEKPVPLSLNQQENNSGSYSVESEVYKHLSSENNTTDHQAGHKRKHQKRKRHLEEGKERPEKELSKHKRKKSYEDTDLDKDKSIRQRKREGDRVRVSSGKLKHRKKKKSHDVPSEKEERKHRKEKKKSVEERTEEEMLWDESILGF; encoded by the exons ATGAGAACCTATGTTTGCCATATTTGTAGTATTGCTTTTACATCTTTAGATATGTTCCGGTCCCACATGCAAGGAAGTGAACATCAAATTAA AGAATCCATTGTTATCAATCTAGTGAAGAATTCAAGGAAGACACAAGACTCTTACCAAAATGAGTGTGCAGATTACATCAATGTGCAGAAAGCCAGAGGACTAGAGCCCAAGACTTGTTTCAGAAAGATGGAAGAGAGTTCTTTGGaaacccacagatacagagaaGTGGTCGATTCCAGACCCAGACATAGAATATTTGAACAAAGACTCCCATTTGAGACTTTCCAAACATACCCAGCACCATACAATATTTCACAAGCAGTGGAAAAGCAGTTACCTCattcaaagaagacatatgacTCTTTCCAAGATGAACTTGAAGATTACATCAAAGTACAGAAAGCCAGAGGACTAGATCCAAAAACTTGTTTCAGAAAGGTGAGAGAGAACTCTGTGGATACTCGTGGGTACAGAGAAATGGTTGATTCTGGACCCAGATCCAGAATGTGCGAGCAAAGATTTTCACATGAGGCTTCCCAGACCTACCAACGACCATACCATATTTCACCAGTGGAAAGCCAATTACCTCAGTGGTTACCAACCCATTCAAAAAGGACATATGATTCTTTCCAAGATGAACTTGAAGATTACATAAAAGTGCAGAAAGCCAGAGGACTAGAGCCAAAAACTTGTTTCAGAAAAATAGGAGATAGCTCTGTAGAAATACATAAGAACAGAGAAATGGTTGATGTCAGACCCAGACATAGAATGTTGGAGCAAAAGCTCCCATGTGAGACTTTCCAGACCTATTCAGGACCATACAGTATTTCACAAGTAGTGGAAAACCAGTTACCTCATTGCTTACCATCTCATGACAGCAAACAGAGACTAGATTCTATTAGCTACTGGCAACTCGCCAGAGACTGTTTCCCAGAAAAACCAGTACCCTTGAGCCTTAATCAGCAAGAAAATAACTCTGGCTCATACAGTGTAGAATCTGAAGTTTACAAGCACCTCTCCTCAGAAAACAATACTACTGACCATCAAGCAGGTCATAAACGGAAACATCAGAAGAGAAAACGACACCtggaagaaggcaaagaaagGCCAGAGAAAGAGCTGTCCaagcataaaaggaaaaagagttaTGAAGATACAGATTTAGACAAAGACAAGAGCATCagacaaaggaaaagagagggtGATAGAGTCAGGGTCAGTTCAGGAAAGCTTAAGcatcgaaaaaagaaaaaaagccatgaTGTACCCTCTGAGAAAGAGGAACGTAagcacaggaaagagaaaaagaaatctgttgaAGAAAGGACAGAAGAGGAAATGCTTTGGGATGAGTCTATTCTTGGATTTTGA